The following is a genomic window from Paenibacillus thiaminolyticus.
CATGGACTGGTCGGTCAAAGAGACGATTCGGAAGGAAGGGCCGGACTATCCGTTCGTGCATGTGGCCGAGGAAATCCAGGAAGCCGACTTCGCCGTGGTCAACCTGGAGACCGCTGTCACCTTCCATGACCAAAAAGATACGAACCAGCTGTTCAATTTCAAATCCGACCCGATCTCTCTGGAAGGATTGAAGAATGCCGGGTTCGATCTCGTGTCGATCGCCAACAATCACACTCTCGACTTCAAGCAGAAAGGCTTTCTCGATACGCTCGCCAATCTGGAGCATTACGAGCTGCCCTATATGGGAGGCGGCCAAAACCGCGAGGAGGCGTACCGCGCCCATGAAGTGACGATCAAGGGCAAGCGCATCAGATTCCTCGCCTTCTCCCGCTTCATTCCCCAGACGTACTGGTTCGCCGCGAACGACCGGCCGGGCATCGCAGAGGCATACAATAAGTCAAGCGTTCTGCCTGTCATTCGCACAGAGAGCCAAGATTGCGATTATTTATTCGTCTATATGCACTGGGGCGTGGAGAAAAACAACAAGCCCGAGCCATGGCAGCGAACCTATGCCCGCGAGATGATTGACGCCGGGGCCGACGGCATCGTCGGCAGCCATGTGCATGTGCTGCAAGGCTTCGAATGGTATAACGGCAAGCCGATCGCCTATTCGATAGGCAACTTTCTTTTTCCGGATTACGTGAAGGGGAAAAATGCGGATACGGGCCTGCTCACGCTGACGATTGAGAATGGCGAGATTGGAATGTCCTTCAGTCCGTATCAAATCTACCGGGATCAGATCATCAAGAAGGACGATGCCTATGTGAAGCGGCAATTGAAATATTTGGAGTCCATCTCCTACGACGTGGCCATTGGCGCCGACCGGGCGATAGAGGCGATCCAGGCGAAGCCTCCGGCTTCCGGCAAGCACTAGCAATCCAAATAATGAAAAAATACAGATCATGCAGCGTTTGCGCATGATCTGCCTTTTTGTGGTGCAGCCGAGCCGAACTCCGCCGTCAGACGCGAACCCGACCGCTGATTACCTGTCGCTTGGAGCGCGGTCTGGCAGCGACTGCAGCTCCTGAATGCACTCCTCCGCCCAGCTGATCTCGGCTTCCGTAACCTTGAAGCCTTTGCGCAACGAGAATAACCAGTACCGCTTCTCGGATTCGAAGGAACTCTCCCGAATCGTCCTCTCGATATGTTCGAGGAAAGACAGCACCTCCTTCTTCTCCTTCAGGAATAGTTGAAGCTGGAAGACAAGCTCTTCCGCAGCAAGCTTCGAGCCGAAGAAGACGCGAAGCGTCGTCTCATCCCTGGCAACGGCATGGAAGCTATCGGGCACCTTGTTCAGCCACTTCCCGAATTCTTCGCTTCCCAGTCCGGTTATCCGGTAGACGCGGCGATCTGGGCGGGTTTCCTGCGGTTCAATAAAGGAATCGACCCATTGTTTTTTCTCAAGGCCCTTCAATTCCCGGTAGATTTGACTCAGATGGGCTGGCCAAATATGCTTCACCGAAGCGTCGAAGTAATATTTCAGATCATAGCCTGTCATGTCTTGGCAAGACAGCAGGCCTAAGATGGCATAGGCAAGAGACATATGTACCCCCTTCGTCAGAACAATGCATTGGTTACATTCTACCATAATCTTACGACCCGATGTCCCTTGCCGTCAGCGAGGGCATCTCTGAAGCTACTACTCGTCCGCCGGCTTCGCGACGCCCTCCCCCTTCTGATAGCATTCGAACCGCATAATCGACATCGTGCCGCAACCCAACGCGTTCATCGCTTCCTGCAGCACCTCATGCATCGTCTTTTCCGGCTGCTTAACCCAGCTTTGCTCCAACAGGCAGACCTCCCGGAAGAAGCGGTTCATTCCGCTGCTCACGATCCGGTCGACGACCGCTTCCGGCTTATCCTCGCGCAGCGCCTTCGCGCGCAAGACAGCGCGCTCCCGCTCCAGCACATTCGACGGAACCGCTTCCCGGCTGATATATTGAGGTCTGGCAGCAGCGATATGCATCAGCAGTTCTTTGAGGCAAGCGTCGAACACAGGCTCGGACAAGCTCTCCTGCCGGGAGACAGTTAGCTCCAGCAGCACCCCCAGCTTCCCTGCGGTGAGATAATCCTCATGAATATAGCTGCCGACAGCACCACGCCCCTTTACTTCAAAGCGGCTGCTCCTTCTCAGGGTGAGCTTCTCACCGAACGCTGACGCGAGTTGATGGAGCGTCTCTCCAACGCTGCGGCCGTCCGCCATGTCCGTCGCTGACAGCACCTCCGGACAATCTGCTCCCGACTCTGCCGCCAACCGGGCGGTCTCCTGTACGAAGCTTCTGAACTCCGCGTTGTTCGCCACAAAATCCGTCTCGCAGTTAACCTCGATCATAGCGCCTGACCTTCGATCGGGGCTTATGTAAGCATGGACCAGCCCTTCGGCTGCGATGCGGCCACTTCTTGCCGCGGCGGAAGATAGCCCCTGCTCCCTCAGTAATCGCACAGCTCTGTCCATATCCTCGCCCGACTCGCTCAGCGCCCGTTGGCAATCCACAATTCCGGCGCCCGTTCGTTGACGCAACTCTCTAAGCTTTGCAGCTTTTGTCATCGTTCACCATCCACCCTTCGATAATTATATAACATGTTATATATATTTTGTTATGCAATAAACATACTTATTCCCTTTCTTCTTGTCAAGCCTTTTTCCATCCGCGAGCCAACAAGGATAGCTATACTGCTTCCACGGTGAGGAACGGCGGAGGGGAATTATGTCTTTTTTATGTCCAATTTGCCATCAAGTAGGTATCTTGCTTCCTTCATCGAAATAAAGTAAGAGCCAGAGGCAAAAAACGGATATGTCCCGTCATGTGCAATTCCCGCCTCCGGAATTGAATTAACCCGCAACCCGATAAGGAGGAGTACCATGGAACAAATACGAATGCTGCAGCCGCTCGATTACGAGCAGGCGGTGCAATTGTCGGACAAGGTGTTCCGCAACAGCCGGCAGATCTCGATGGAACACGGCTTCCCATACTTGTTCTCGCCCGTCTATGCCCATTCCTACGGCGTATTCCGGGACGATAAGCTCATCGCGCATATGGGGCTCCTGCCTGCTAAGCTGCGCATCGGCGCCGCCCGCCTGCCCGTCTTCTCGCTCGGTTCCGTGTGCACGGAGCCGGAAGCCCGGGGCAGCGGAGTCGCGACCGAACTGCTGCACCGCGTCATGCGCCATGTCGACGATATGGGAGCGGCGCTGCTCTTCATCTCGGGCGGCCGTTCACTTTACCGACGGAACCGCTGTTATTCGTTCGGCCGCTTGACAGCGTATACATTGACCGCCGAGACGAGCCGGGACGCCGCCATGCCGATGGCGGAAGATGCGGCGAACGATGAGTGCCTTCGCGAGCTCTCCAGCTTCGACTGCTTCGCTTTCCATGATCTGACGCTGCAGCATAAGGCTGCCTTCGACATGAGCGTATGGGATCTGGGGGGCCTGAAGGATGCCGCGGCCTATGCATCCTGCCTGGAGATGAAGCCGAAGCTGTACGGGCTGGAACGCGGCGGCAAGCTTACGGCGTATGCTTACGTCCTGAAGCCGAAGCCTTCCCAGACCGATCGGCTGCCGATCGTGCTCGAATATGGCGGAGCCGATGCTGTGCAGCTCGTGCGGCTGCTCCAGAGCGTCCCGGCCTATGAGCGGCTGGAGGTGATTGTGCCTTGGCAGGACGATGCTATGCACCGTGAGCTGTCCGCCTGTCCGGCCCGGTTCCGCCACAATGACGGCACGGTATATGTTCCGTCCATGGCGCGGCTCATCCGTCTGCTTCGGGACTGGTGGCAGTCGATCGGGTCGCCTGCCGCCTGCATCGAAGCGGATGATCTCGGAGACGGCCAGGTCCGCCTCCGCTACCCGGACGCGGAAGCAGCCGTATTGTCCGAGGAAGAGACAATACGGCTGCTGTTCGAGCCGGAGGCGGACATTCCGCTGCCGGAATCATGGCCGGGCGATCTCCGCATAACGGTTCCGCTGCCGCCGCTGACCGGCTTATATTATATCTAAATCCGCAATCCGAACCGGCGCGGCTACGTGCCGGATGATGTCAAAATGACAATACCCACCACACCCGGGCCGTGAACGCCGATCGTGAGATCATTCTCGATATCGGCGCTGCGGCTCGGCCCCGTAATGAGATTCAACGAGGCCGGCAGGCCGCCTTCTTGATTCGCCATCCCGTTCACCCGTTCGAACGCCTCGCCCATCCGGGCCACGATCCGCTCGGCCGGCAATATGGCGAGCAGCATGCCGGGCAGCAGGCTGACCGAACGGCCTTGTCGCCCGGCGGACCATACCGCCAGCGTCCCAGTGTTGGCAATCGCGGCTGCGGGCGCAACGATGCCGAGCTGGCACCGCTCCGCGGCGCGCAGCAGCGGGCTGCGAGACTGCCACTTCGCTCCGGCGAGCGCTCCCGCTTCGTCGGGCTGGGAGAGGCCCAATTGCTCCAGCTCGGCTTCATTGTCCCAATCATCCGCCCAAGGAATCCCGCTCAAGCCCTGCTCCTGCAGCACCCGCGGCACGCCGTACCCGCGCAGCTCCTCCGTGTCCGCATACAGCACGCGCTCCAGCGGGCCGCGCTGCCGGAAGCGGGCCAGAATCTCTTCGATGCCCGCTGCCGCCTCCTCCTTCGGCACGATCACCGCTTCGCCGGTGAGCGCCGTCCAGTTATTGACGAACAGCTGAAGGCGTTCGTCCGCGTTCAGGATCTTCATCCGGTCCCGATATTGTCCCGGCACGCCCCGGCACAGATGGGCCGGCGCTTCCGTCAACGGTCCGGAACGGCCGAGCCGGGAGGCAACGGCGGCAAGAAACGCATCACGCTCCATTACGAATCCCTCCCTTGTTCGCGGTCCGCCCGCGCCAATTCCGCTTGCAGCTCATCCCATCGATCGCGGAACGACTGCTTCGGTATCGCCGGGAACGTCCGTGAAGCGGTCCAGCCGCCAAGCGGACCCGGCCCTTTGCGGATCACCCCGCCCCGCACGAGCGGCTTCTGGCCGTAATAAGCGGCTTTGCCCGCCATCCGGTACCATTTCACATGGCTGAACACTTTGCCGAACAGTTGGAACCCGAGCCGTTCGGTCTGCGGCGTATAGCCTTCTTTCACTTTGCGGGCGCGCAGATGAACAAGCATGTCATGGAGCGGAATTTTGACCGGGCAGGCTTCATAGCATGCCCCGCATAGCGATGACGCGTAAGCGAGCGTCCCCGCCTCCTTCATATCCTGCTGCAGCAGCGGGGTCAGTACCGCCCCGATCGGCCCGCTGTAGACCGAGCCGTACGTATGGCCGCCCACATGCCGGTAGACCGGGCATACATTCAGGCAAGCCGCGCACCGGATGCAGTGCAGCACCTGCTGGAACTGCGGATCGCCGAGCTGCGCCGAACGCCCGTTGTCGAGAATAATGATGTGCAGCTCCTCCGGGCCGTCCAGATCGCCCCGCTGCCGGGGACCGGTGATGAACGACGTATAGGTCGTCAGCTTCTGCCCGGTCGCGCTGCGGGCCAGCAGGTTCAGCATCACCTCGACATCGTCGAAGGTCGGAACGAGCCGCTCCATCCCCATGACGACGACATGCGTCTGCGGCAAGGTCGTCACCATGCGCCCATTGCCTTCGTTCGAGACGATCGTCACCGTGCCGGACTCGGCGATGCCGAAGTTGCAGCCCGAGAGCCCGATATCCGCTTCCAGGAAAAATTGGCGCAGCTTCCGCTTGGCGAACGCGGCCAGTTCCTTCGTCTCCGGCGGAAGCGGCTTGCCGGCCTCCTTCGTGAACAATTCAGCAATCTGGGATTTGTTCTTATGGATGGCCGGGATGATCAGATGGGAGGGGGTCTCCTTCGCCAACTGTAAAATATATTCGCCCAGGTCGGTCTCGATCGCGGCAATGCCCTGTTCGCGCAGCCGCTCATTCAGGTGCATCTCTTCCGACACCATCGACTTGCCCTTGGCCACCAGCTTCGCCTGCTTCTCCTTCGCGATCGCCAGGAAGACCTGCACCGCTTCGCCGCCCGTCCCGCAGAAATGAACCCGTGCGCCGCGCCGTTCCGCCTGCTCGGCGAATTGGCCCAAATAATAGTCCAAATGCTCGATCGTATGCTGCCGAATCTCCTGGCCCCGGGTGCGCCACGTTTCCCAGTCGCCGAATTCTTCGGCAGCGCTCAAGCGGCCGGTGCGGAGCTTGTTCGTCGTGAACGCCACCGCTTGGCGCAGGAACGCGTCCTGAAGCACCGCCTT
Proteins encoded in this region:
- a CDS encoding CapA family protein, whose protein sequence is MSTFRESRRERHQRLKQRRKRKWTGALAIAAAALLFFTGILLHSMDGPRQDQGEQAAAAPYGAPPAEGKARGTGAMGPLPPLYGPATEANAAADGPIRLVFAGDALMDWSVKETIRKEGPDYPFVHVAEEIQEADFAVVNLETAVTFHDQKDTNQLFNFKSDPISLEGLKNAGFDLVSIANNHTLDFKQKGFLDTLANLEHYELPYMGGGQNREEAYRAHEVTIKGKRIRFLAFSRFIPQTYWFAANDRPGIAEAYNKSSVLPVIRTESQDCDYLFVYMHWGVEKNNKPEPWQRTYAREMIDAGADGIVGSHVHVLQGFEWYNGKPIAYSIGNFLFPDYVKGKNADTGLLTLTIENGEIGMSFSPYQIYRDQIIKKDDAYVKRQLKYLESISYDVAIGADRAIEAIQAKPPASGKH
- a CDS encoding PadR family transcriptional regulator, whose amino-acid sequence is MSLAYAILGLLSCQDMTGYDLKYYFDASVKHIWPAHLSQIYRELKGLEKKQWVDSFIEPQETRPDRRVYRITGLGSEEFGKWLNKVPDSFHAVARDETTLRVFFGSKLAAEELVFQLQLFLKEKKEVLSFLEHIERTIRESSFESEKRYWLFSLRKGFKVTEAEISWAEECIQELQSLPDRAPSDR
- the tsf gene encoding translation elongation factor Ts, whose amino-acid sequence is MTKAAKLRELRQRTGAGIVDCQRALSESGEDMDRAVRLLREQGLSSAAARSGRIAAEGLVHAYISPDRRSGAMIEVNCETDFVANNAEFRSFVQETARLAAESGADCPEVLSATDMADGRSVGETLHQLASAFGEKLTLRRSSRFEVKGRGAVGSYIHEDYLTAGKLGVLLELTVSRQESLSEPVFDACLKELLMHIAAARPQYISREAVPSNVLERERAVLRAKALREDKPEAVVDRIVSSGMNRFFREVCLLEQSWVKQPEKTMHEVLQEAMNALGCGTMSIMRFECYQKGEGVAKPADE
- a CDS encoding GNAT family N-acetyltransferase; this translates as MEQIRMLQPLDYEQAVQLSDKVFRNSRQISMEHGFPYLFSPVYAHSYGVFRDDKLIAHMGLLPAKLRIGAARLPVFSLGSVCTEPEARGSGVATELLHRVMRHVDDMGAALLFISGGRSLYRRNRCYSFGRLTAYTLTAETSRDAAMPMAEDAANDECLRELSSFDCFAFHDLTLQHKAAFDMSVWDLGGLKDAAAYASCLEMKPKLYGLERGGKLTAYAYVLKPKPSQTDRLPIVLEYGGADAVQLVRLLQSVPAYERLEVIVPWQDDAMHRELSACPARFRHNDGTVYVPSMARLIRLLRDWWQSIGSPAACIEADDLGDGQVRLRYPDAEAAVLSEEETIRLLFEPEADIPLPESWPGDLRITVPLPPLTGLYYI
- a CDS encoding LutC/YkgG family protein is translated as MERDAFLAAVASRLGRSGPLTEAPAHLCRGVPGQYRDRMKILNADERLQLFVNNWTALTGEAVIVPKEEAAAGIEEILARFRQRGPLERVLYADTEELRGYGVPRVLQEQGLSGIPWADDWDNEAELEQLGLSQPDEAGALAGAKWQSRSPLLRAAERCQLGIVAPAAAIANTGTLAVWSAGRQGRSVSLLPGMLLAILPAERIVARMGEAFERVNGMANQEGGLPASLNLITGPSRSADIENDLTIGVHGPGVVGIVILTSSGT
- a CDS encoding LutB/LldF family L-lactate oxidation iron-sulfur protein, with the protein product MSTETSPAQGGIGSGLKQRTKAVLQDAFLRQAVAFTTNKLRTGRLSAAEEFGDWETWRTRGQEIRQHTIEHLDYYLGQFAEQAERRGARVHFCGTGGEAVQVFLAIAKEKQAKLVAKGKSMVSEEMHLNERLREQGIAAIETDLGEYILQLAKETPSHLIIPAIHKNKSQIAELFTKEAGKPLPPETKELAAFAKRKLRQFFLEADIGLSGCNFGIAESGTVTIVSNEGNGRMVTTLPQTHVVVMGMERLVPTFDDVEVMLNLLARSATGQKLTTYTSFITGPRQRGDLDGPEELHIIILDNGRSAQLGDPQFQQVLHCIRCAACLNVCPVYRHVGGHTYGSVYSGPIGAVLTPLLQQDMKEAGTLAYASSLCGACYEACPVKIPLHDMLVHLRARKVKEGYTPQTERLGFQLFGKVFSHVKWYRMAGKAAYYGQKPLVRGGVIRKGPGPLGGWTASRTFPAIPKQSFRDRWDELQAELARADREQGRDS